The window GAGCTCGACCCTTCCGGAGTAACTCAGAATTCCACCATTAAAGGATTCTGTCTTAATCGCCATACTTTGGTCGCTGTTCCAGGTCATATCGATGGGCAACTCGATATCTTTGAAGTCAGCAACGGTGGCTGAGACAGTACCATAGTCAGCCGGGGCAGCATAATCATCACCTGCGCCGGAAGAGCTTTTTCCCATACAGCCACTGAGAAAAACCATCATCATCAAACCAATCAGGGAAAATAGTGTAGTACGTATTCTGAGTGCTTTTATCATTTCCTGTCCTCCTAAGTTTATAAACTATCGTAAAGGTCTACTTTGAAATCGCACGTATTAACAGACAATTCTGTCAAAGATAGCGTATAGTGCCGAGACTCGCAAGCACACATCTTTCGAGACACTCTTATCAATAACGTTTACCGGTAGAACATTGGAGATAGCACGGATGAACTATATAGATCTCAATTTTTTTCTCCACCCTTTACATCTCTCCTCTAAATAGCAAAAGAGATCATCCCGCCAGTAGCTCCGAGAGTTCATTGCCAGCGTTGCGCTTCAAAACTCTTGTAATTAGTTTATGCTGAACTGATTGTCCAGTATTTAGTATAGAGATTCGAGTGAAGCCATTGAACAGGATGGGAAAATGTGCTTTCTCTATATACAAACTGTTTTATATTATGTGCGAAGTAGCCGATCTGTTCGCGAGTTGGACTTGCACAAAGGTGCTGAATGTGTTTTATGTTCTGCGCTTTCCGATTGTATCTATTATTCATCAATGTCTCGCCAGAATTACTTGCAACCGAACGCAATGAGCGAGAATTAACTTAACACAATATATCTATGTCCAGTCTGCAAAAAATAGTTGTATCAGAACTTCCTATTCGCCTTGGTCAGTTCCTGAAGCTGGCAAATCTTGTTCAGGACGGTTTCGAAGCTAAAATTCGAATTCAGCATGGTGAGGTTTCGGTAAACGGAGTTGTGGAGACTCAAAGGGGAAAACAGCTCAATGAGGGTGACATAATCGCTTATAACGAAAAAGAGTTTGGCATCATCAGGGGATAAATGAAATTCTGAAGACCACTATATTCTTCATCCTTCCCGTTCTCTGATCACGAAATTATTATCAGGTTACCCTTTAAGTTCATGAACAATCGGACGGTAAAAGTGATCCGGGGTGCACGAAATCACATCTTTATTTCATTAGTCAAACTATCCTGCGTAAAATCACTCTCAGCCATTTAAGTCCAGATCAACCATACTGACAAATTTCAGATTTATCTGCCAGCTCTGACGAATCCACCACCGGCATTGACAATATAGCCAACAATTATCAGCCTACTCTTTAGCTGACAACAGTTACTGCAACAGAGCCATAACGGTATTGAAAATATATCACAAAGCGAATAGATTTTAGCAGCCAACCAGCAACTTCCTGTTATATATCAGAGAGTAACCGCGTCATTAACGCTCTCAATAAAATCTACTTCATATTTCATACCTGGCACGAATCATGTTCAGACTACTCACCCTGATTACCCTGTTTTTTCTATCCTCGAATAGTTTCGCTGAAAATAACACCAACGATCTAAACATTTTCTATTCCAATGACCTCCTTGGAGAGCTTGAGCCCTGCGGTTGAAAGTCAAAACAACTGGGCGGTCTGTCCAGAAGAGCTTTATTGATTGAAGAACTTTCAGCCAACGTCGGCGATGTACTTCTCTTGGATGCCGGAAATCTCCTTTTTTCCAGGGATGGAGCAAGGGAATTACTGCAACAGGATGTAGTTACTGCGAGAGGCATTTACGAAATTTATGAAGACCTTGGCTATCACGCGATAGCTGTTGGTCCCTACGATCTCACAGCCGGCCTTAGCACAATTACCGACCTCTCGGGCTCGGTACCCTGGATTTCTTCCAATATTATAACCCAGGGCGGAGAATACATATTTCCTCCCTGGGTTCTTGTTGAATTTGAAAAACAGAAAATCGGGATTGTGGCGCTGACAGCCACTCCACGAATAGTAAACGATAATTACAAGATGCTGGAGTGGAGGGATGCTCTCACTGATGTGTTGACCAGGATCTCTCCTGATTGCGATGCCATCATCCTGCTTTCCTCTTTGGATACAGCAACAAATCAACAGATAGCAGAACAATTTTCTGACATCAGCCTCATCCTGACCGCTAATAAGCGGAATGGAAATCGTCCTCCAAAACAGATAGGTGATGCGATCACCAGTCAGGTGCAAAGCCGTGGCCGATATCTTGGAGTTCTCACCTTCCCCATGGGGCTGAAAAACCTGCTGGCAGACAATAAGAAAACGGAAAACTTCCAATACAGGTCGATAGCTCTTCAGCCCAATCTTGAAAAATCACAAGCTATTGATAACAAGGTTGCTGAAATACAACGTGATATAGCAAAAATTGGCAAGCGTGCGAAATATCAACCCCAGCAAAAAACACAATCAGATACTTCAAACAACCAGTCTGAAATATCTTCTTACAGGACGTGTGTTGATTGCCATAAGGAAACGGTCGCCAGGTGGGAAAAATCCCCTCACGGTCGGGCATATCAGACCCTGGTAGATAATAATCAGCAATACAACCTTCGTTGTTTGCCCTGCCATGTGACTGATTCGGCAAACCAAAAGGCAACAGGGGTTCAATCCATGCAAGCTGATGACCTGAACTATAAACTGCTTCATCTCAGCTCTGAAAAGCAATCCGTCAGCTGTAGTGCCTGTCACCCAGGCTCCGGACTCCATGCCAAAAACAATGGTAATTTAAGGTATCTGCAAAAAGTTTCTCTAGAGCTATGTATCACATGCCACACAAAGGAACTGACTGCGGATTTCAACTTCAATAAAAAGAAAAAAGACGTGCACTGAACACTACTGAACAACAGAGAGACCGTTAGAGATAAATCAGTCCTCAAAAAAGAGCAATCCAGTTATTATTGATCCTCAACTGAAGATTTGCGAAGAGATAGGAGATAGGGGTTGGCGTGGTTCTGCTTCAGATCCGGGTATCAAAAAGAACACTCAGAGTTCATCTCTTTGACGGACAATAAAAAAAAAGGGGGGTTGCACCAGTCGGTGCAACCCCCTTTCTCTTATCACTACAGGTCGAAACTACGGTTTCGACACAATTCAGTATGCTCGAATTAGCAACCGAAAGCGGTCTGCAGGTTAGGAACAGTCTGCTTCTTACGGCTCATCATGCCGTCAACCCACATGGAATTATCTTCCAGTTTGCCACCGAAAGCACCTTCTACAAGTGCGGTATCGTCAGAGAGAACTACCAGATCGGTACCCTCTTTTACAACGTCGGTAAGCATGAGCAGTACAGAATGACGTCCTTCAGCCTTGACCTCTTCCATAGCTTTCAGGAGATCGGCACGGATAGCAGCTACCTGATCAAGAGTAGCAAGCTCGAGCTGGCCTACACCAACTTTGTTGCCATTCATGTCAAAATCTTTGTAGTCACGGAACAGCAGGTCTTTCGCAGGCACACCGTCTACAGAAGACTTCGCCTTGAGCATCCCCATGAAAAGTTCCTCGGTGTCAGCAACACCGGCAACTTCTTTCAGCTCTGCAACTGCAACTTTGTCATCTTCGGTGCAGGTAGGTGACTTGAAGTTTACGGTATCACTGAGAATTGCGGCGAGCATACCACCAGCAATGTCCTTAGGGATAGCAACACCAGCCTCTTTGAACATTTTGTTCAAAACGGTACAGGTACAGCCCACAGGCTCCGCACGGAAGAGAATAGGATTGTTGGTGGTTACATCACCAATTTTGTGATGATCAACAATGGTAACTACGGTAGCTTGATCAAGGTTAGCAGGGCCCTGAGCGATATCGCTGAAGTCAACCAAAGCGATCTCTTTACCGGCAGCGTCAGTAATTTCTTCTGGCGCGGTCAAACCAAAACGCTCGAGAACCATGGTGGATTCCGGGTTCAAATTTCCAGCAGTGGACTGCATAACAGCCTTTGCTTCCTGTCCCTGTGCGTTCAGGAGAGCAGCCAGCGCGATTGCAGAAGTAACTGAATCTGTATCGGGATTTGAATGTCCTACAACTAAAATAGCCATGTTCTTCCTCCGTAAATAAATTAATAATAAAATCAGACTACTATATTAATAACAAACTCGTTTATACTGAGTTTTTTCATTTGAAATTGATGGCTTAACATAGTGTCTTCAACTCATCCAGTCAAGCAGAAAAAAAAGCCTGCAATCCTTGTTGTAAACTCAATTTCTAAGTTGCCAAAATCTATGGCGCAGCCACTTAATATGCTTGCTGTTCTGCTACCGTTTTGTTTGGTGACATTGCTATTCGGTTGTAATATAATGTTTAGTTGTTCACGCCTTCACCTATCCCCTCAACACATCAGATCGCCATGGAAGACCAAATAAAAGAACGAATAGAGGTCCTGAGAAGAAAGCGTCGCAACCGCTCACTTTTTCCAGCTGCTCTAGTATCAGGTATCTTCATCGTTGTTGTTAGTGCATTCTTTTTCTACCAGAACAAAACAGATGTACAATCTCCTGATTCCAGCCAATTAACAGCAACCACACAAGCTGAACCTGCTGTTTCAGTGTCTCCGAAAGTTGTTTCCGAACAGACTTCTGGCGCTCCGAACAAGCTGGATGCTGAAGGGGACCCTATTGGAGATATAATCTCCTCAAGTCAAATTGAAATTCCTGAAATAATACCCCAAGCACAACCTGCTGTAGAACAAACCACGCCAAAGGTTGTCGCTGAACCGGTAATTGAACCGGATGTCTATCAGCAGGCGGCTGATAGAATCAGGCATTTTTACTCAGAGATGGATGAGAAAAGATATATTAAGGGGTATCATCTGAATGAACCAAGTGAGAGCTATTTCTCTTCACTTACCCAGAAGGCTTTGG of the Desulfosediminicola ganghwensis genome contains:
- a CDS encoding RNA-binding S4 domain-containing protein is translated as MSSLQKIVVSELPIRLGQFLKLANLVQDGFEAKIRIQHGEVSVNGVVETQRGKQLNEGDIIAYNEKEFGIIRG
- a CDS encoding manganese-dependent inorganic pyrophosphatase; the encoded protein is MAILVVGHSNPDTDSVTSAIALAALLNAQGQEAKAVMQSTAGNLNPESTMVLERFGLTAPEEITDAAGKEIALVDFSDIAQGPANLDQATVVTIVDHHKIGDVTTNNPILFRAEPVGCTCTVLNKMFKEAGVAIPKDIAGGMLAAILSDTVNFKSPTCTEDDKVAVAELKEVAGVADTEELFMGMLKAKSSVDGVPAKDLLFRDYKDFDMNGNKVGVGQLELATLDQVAAIRADLLKAMEEVKAEGRHSVLLMLTDVVKEGTDLVVLSDDTALVEGAFGGKLEDNSMWVDGMMSRKKQTVPNLQTAFGC
- a CDS encoding multiheme c-type cytochrome, with amino-acid sequence MIEELSANVGDVLLLDAGNLLFSRDGARELLQQDVVTARGIYEIYEDLGYHAIAVGPYDLTAGLSTITDLSGSVPWISSNIITQGGEYIFPPWVLVEFEKQKIGIVALTATPRIVNDNYKMLEWRDALTDVLTRISPDCDAIILLSSLDTATNQQIAEQFSDISLILTANKRNGNRPPKQIGDAITSQVQSRGRYLGVLTFPMGLKNLLADNKKTENFQYRSIALQPNLEKSQAIDNKVAEIQRDIAKIGKRAKYQPQQKTQSDTSNNQSEISSYRTCVDCHKETVARWEKSPHGRAYQTLVDNNQQYNLRCLPCHVTDSANQKATGVQSMQADDLNYKLLHLSSEKQSVSCSACHPGSGLHAKNNGNLRYLQKVSLELCITCHTKELTADFNFNKKKKDVH